From Herpetosiphonaceae bacterium:
CACGTCGCTGGCGGGCGATCCCAGCTTCCGCGAGCTGGTGCAGCGCGTGCGAGCGACGGCGCTGGCGGCCTACAGCCATCAGGACGTGCCCTTCGAGCTGCTGGTCGAGAAGCTCAATCCGGGCCGCGACCTGAGCCACGCGCCGCTGTCGCAGGTCAGCTTCACGCTTCAGAACGAGCTACTGCCCACGCGCGAGGTCGCGGGCGTGACGATGCGACCGATGATGATCGACAGCGGCACGACCAAGCTCGATCTGATCCTGTTCATGTGGGAGGGCCAGGATCGGCTGAGCGCGACGCTTGAGTACAGCACCGATCTCTTCGACCGAGCGACGATCGAGCGGCTGATCGGCCACTTCAAGGTACTGCTGCGTGCAATTGTCGCCGACCCGGCGCGGCGCATCTCGACGCTGCCGCTGTTAACGGAGGCCGAGCGCGACCTGCTGCGCGACTGGAACGCTACGCAGACCGATCTGCATGCCGCCTGTGCCCATCAGCTCTTCGAGGCGCAGGCCGCGCGCACGCCCGATGCCGCCGCGCTCGTCTTCGCCCAGGCCGGAGCAGCGCCGCAGCAGCTCACCTACGCCGAGCTGGATCGCCGCGCCAATCAGCTTGCGCACGAGCTGCGGTCGCTGGGCGTGGGTCCGGAGGTGCCGGTTGCAATCGGAATGGAGCGCTCGATCGAGCTGGTCGTCGCGCTGCTGGCCGTGCTGAAGGCGGGCGGCGTCTACCTGCCGCTCGATCCGGCCTATCCTATCGAGCGGCTGCGGCTGATGATCGAAGATGCCCGCGCGCACGTGCTGCTGGTCCGCCGACAGGATCGGCAGATCATCGCCGCGCCGACCGGGCTGTGGAGCGATCTGGACGCGCTGCAATCGTCATCGCTGGTCTGCGTCGATCTGGACGCCGAAGCGCCGCGCATCGAGCAGCAGCCGACCACCAATCCCGACAGCGCGACACGGCCTGAAGATCTGGCGTATATCATCTACACCTCAGGCTCGACCGGGCGGCCCAAGGGCGTGCAGGTGCAGCACGCCGGGCTGTGCAATCTGGCGCGGGCGCAGAGCCGGGCTTTTGCAATCGGCCCTGAGAGCCGCGTGCTGCAATTCGCCTCGCCCAGCTTCGACGCCTCGATCTCCGAGATCGTCGTGACGCTGCTGGCGGGCGCGACGCTGGTGCTGGCTCCACGCGCCGATCTGGTGCCGGGGCCGGGCCTGCTCCAACTGCTGCGCGAGCAGACGATCACCGCCGTGACGCTGCCGCCCTCGGCGCTGAGCGCGCTGCCCCATGCCGAGCTGCCCGCGCTCCAGACGATCGTCGCGGCGGGCGAGCCATGCCCGGCGGAGGTGGTCGCGCGCTGGCAGCCCGGACGACGTTTCATCAACGCCTACGGCCCGACTGAGACGACGGTCTGCGCGACGATCGCCCCGTGCGATGCCACCGAGTCGCGTCCGCCGATTGGCCGACCGATCGCCAACACAACCGTCTATGTGCTGGATCGGCGCGGCGAGCCGGTGCCCGTGGGCATTGTCGGCGAGCTACACATCGGCGGCGTGGGCGTGGCGCGTGGCTACCTTGGCCGCCCCGACCTGACCGCGGCGCAGTTCATCCCCGATCCGTTCAGCCAGACCGGGTACCCGCAGGGTGGCGCGCGGCTCTACAAAACCGGCGATCTAGGCCGCTATCTGGCCGACGGTCAGATCGAGTTTGTGGGCCGGATCGACCAGCAGGTCAAGGTGCGCGGCTTTCGGATCGAGCCGGGCGAGATCGAGGCGCTGCTGAGCCAGCATCCCGATCTGCGGGCGGCGGCGGTCGTAGCGCGCGAGCAGCATCTAGTCGCCTACATCGTGCCGCACGTGGACGCTCCCGAAGCGCAGCTGACGACGAGCGAGCTACGGCGGCATCTTCAGCGCAGCCTGCCGGACTACATGATCCCGGCGGTCTTCGTGCCGCTCGACACGCTGCCGCTGACGCCCAACGGCAAGCTCGATCGCGCCGCGCTGCCGGATGCTGGCGGCGCGCGACCCGCGCTCGAACAGTCGTATGTCGCGCCGCGCACGCCGACCGAGCAGGTGCTGGCAATGATCTGGGCCGAGGTGCTGGAGATCGAGCGCGTCGGCGTCCACGATAACTTCTTCGACCTGGGCGGTCACTCGCTGCGGGCGATTCTGCTGCTGTCGCGGGTGCGCGATGTCTTCCAGATCTCGCTGCCGCTTCAGGCGATGTTCCAGTCGACCACAGTGGCCGCGCTGGCCGCGCTGCTGGTAGAGCACGAGTCCGAGCCGGGCCGTACCGATAAGATTGCCCGATTGCTCCAGCGGATCAAGGGCGTGTCGCGTGAAGAGCTTAAGACGACCCTTGAGCAGCGTCGCCAGCAGAGTCGCGCCGCCAATCCGGCGGCGGAGCCGGGACGCTGAGCCGCAGGAGCGTATCAGAGGAATGATATAGATGGATCTGAGTAACTTAGCCGACCGACCCGGTATCTCGCCGGAAGAGCTGGAGCTGCTGGCCTATCTGATGGCTGAGGAAGGGCTTGGCTCAGGTGACAGCCAGGCGATTCGCCCGCGCGATCCGCAGATCGATCCGCCGCTCTCCTTTGCTCAGGAGCGGCTCTGGTTCGTCGATCAGTGGGAGCCCGGCAATCTGGCGTACAATATTCCGCTGGCGATGCGGCTGACGGGCAGCCTGGATCGCGCCGCGCTTGAGTGGAGCCTCAATCAGGTCATTCGCCGCCACGAGGCGCTGCGCACGACCTTTCCGCTGGTGGAAGACCGCCCGATCCAATTGATCGCGCCCAGCCTGACGGTCGCGCTGACGCCGATCGACATCGAGCACCTGCCCGCCGAGGAGCGCGCGGCGGAGGCGCTGCGGCTGGCAATCGCCGAGGCGCATCACCGCTTCGATCTTCAGCGCGGCCCGCTGCTGCGCGCCACGCTGATCCGGCTCAGCCCGACCGAGCACGTGTTTCTGCTGAACATGCATCACATCATCTTCGATGGCTGGTCGATGGGGCTGATGATCCGCGAGATCACCACGATCTACGCCGCTCGGACGAGCGCCGCGCCGGGAGCCGCGCCCGACGTAGCGGCGCTGCTGCCCGATCTGCCGATCCAGTACGCCGATGTCGCGGTCTGGCAGCGCGATTGGCTTGCCCCAGGGGCACCCGGCGAGGTGCTGGAGCAGCAGCTTAGCTACTGGCTTGAGCAGTTGCGCGGCCCGCTGCCGGTGCTCCAACTGCGCACCGATCGACCCCGACCGCCGGTGCAAACCTCGCGCGGCGCGATCGAGCGGCTGCTGCTGCCCGCAGAGCTGGTGGCAGCCCTGAACCGGCTGAGCCAGCAGGAGGATGCCTCGCTGTTCATGACGCTGCTGGCGGCGTTCAATGTGCTGCTCGCGCGCTACAGCGGCCAGGATGACATCATCGTCGGCTCGCCGATCGCCAACCGCGACCGCTTCGAGCTCGAGAGCCTGATGGGCTTCTTCGTCAACACGCTGCTGCTGCGCACCGACCTGACCGGCAATCCGAGCTTCCGCGAGCTGCTGCGCCGCGTGCGCGCCGTGACGCTTGAGGCCTACGCGCATCAGAACGTGCCCTTCGAGCAGCTTGTGGACGTGCTGCGGCCTGAGCGCGATCCCAGCTACCCGCCGCTGTTCCAGGTGATGTTCATCCTCCAGAACGCGCCGATGCCCTCCTACAATCTGCCCGATCTGACTCTGACGCCGCTGGAGTACGACACCGGCACGGCCAAGTTCGATCTCACGCTGGCGCTGTGGCCGCCGATCGCCGGGATCGACAGCAGCACAACGAATGCCGACGAGCTGGCGGGCACGCTTGAGTACAACAGCGATCTCTTCGACGCGGCGACGATCCGACGCATGCTGCGGCATTTCGAGGAGCTGCTCAAGGTGCTGGCCCGCGACCCGGATCAGCCGATCGCCGATCTGCGCTTCGTGCCGGAGGATGAGCGGCAGCTTTTGACAAGCTGGACGCCGCCGCAGGAGCCGTACGCCGATGCCGTCTGCCTGCATGAGCTGTTCGCCCGGCAGGCCGCGCGCACGCCCGACGCGCTGGCCGTGACGCAGTTCGATCCGCAGCGCGGCGAGCGGCGGCTGAGCTACGCCGAGCTGGATCGACAGTCGAATCAGCTTGCGCACTATCTGCGCACGCTCGGAGTTGGGCCGGAGAGCCGCGTCGGGCTGCTCGTGGAGCGCTCGCCGGAGATGATCGTCGGGCTGCTGGGCACGCTCAAGGCGGGCGGCGCGTACGTGCCGATCGATCCGACCTACCCCGCCGAGCGCCTGGCGTTTATCCTCAAGGACGCGCAGATCGGCTTGGTGCTCACGCAGCGCCATTTGACCCCACAGCTTGAGGAGCCGATGCTGAATCCGCCGCCCCGGATCGTGCGGCTCGACGCGGACTGGCCCGCGATCAGCCGGGAGTCGAGCGCGCCGCCTGCGACGGAGGTCCAATCTACCAATCTCGCGTACGTGATCTACACCTCAGGCTCGACCGGGCAGCCCAAGGGTGTGCTCACGCCGCATCAGGCGGTAGTCAACTACCTTGAGGCGGTCCAGACGACCTACGGGCTGCGCGCCGACGATCGCGTGCTTCAGTTTGCGTCGCTCAGCTTCGACGCCAGCGCCGAGGAGATCTACGCCAGCCTGACCAGCGGCGCGACGCTGGTGCTGCGTACCGAGCAGATGTTGGCGAGCGCCGCGAGCTTCTTCGCGATCTGCCGCGCGTGGGACCTGACCGCGCTCAGCCTGCCCACCGCCTACTGGCATGAGCTGTGTACACAGCTCGATGAGCAGGTGCCGCACCCGGAGGGTACCCGGCTGCGCCTGGTGATCATCGGCGGCGAGCGCGCGCTGCCGGAGCGGCTGGCCCAGTGGCAGCAGTGGGCTGGATCGCGGCTGCGGCTGGTCAATACCTACGGCCCGACCGAGGCGACGATCGTCGCGACCGCGTGGGATGCAGTGTCGCCCGCCGAGCAGTTGCGCGAGCTGCCGATCGGGCGGACGCTGCGCAATGTGCAGGGCTATATTCTGGATCAGCGCCTACGCCTGGTGCCGATCGGCGTGCCCGGCGAGCTACACCTGGGCGGCGCTGGCCTGGCGCGCGGCTATCTCAACCATCCCGCGCTGACGGCGGAGCGCTTCGTGCCCGATCCGTTCGGCGGGTGCCCTCAGGGCGCGCCCGGCGCGCGGCTCTACAAAACCGGCGACCTGGCGCGCTATCTGCCCGACGGCAACATCGAGTTTCTGGGCCGCGTCGACCGGCAGGTCAAGATTCGCGGCTTTCGGATCGAGCCGGGCGAGATCGCGGCGGTGCTTCAGCAGCATCCCGCCGTGCGCGAGGCGGTGGTGCTGGCGCGGCAAGATGCGCCGCACGCAGGCGGGCACCCGGATGCTCGGCTGGTGGCGTATGTTGTAGAACACCAGAACAACGAAGCAAGAACAGAGAACACGACGGCCAACGACTCAGGTTCTAGTTGCTCTGTTCGTTGTTCGCCCCAGGACCTGCGTCACTTCCTGGGCGCGCGTCTGCCCGCCTACATGGTGCCGAGCGCGTTCGTGCCGCTCGACGCGCTGCCCCTGACGCCGAGCGGCAAGCTCGACTGGCGCGCGCTGCCCGCGCCTGAGGGACGCTCGACGGTGGAGACGGAGTATGTCATGCCGTCGACGCCGCTTGAGCAGACGCTCGCGGAGATCTGGCGACAGGTGCTCCACCTCGATCGGGTCGGCGTCCACGATAACTTCTTCGATCTTGGCGGCCAGTCGCTGCGGCTGATCCAGGTGCAGAACCAGATCCGCACGCGGCTTCAGCGCGAGGTGCCGCTGCCGGAGCTGTTCCGCCGCCCGACGATCCGCGACCTCGCGCGACATCTCGGTGCCGAGTCGCATTCAGAGGCCGCAGCGGGATCGGCCACGGCGGAGCCAGTCATCGCGCCGCAGCCTCGGACGACGGATCGCTTTCCGCTGTCGTTCGCGCAGCAGCGGCTCTGGTTCCTCGATCAGCTTGAGCCGGACAGCGCCAGCTATAACGTTCCGCTGGCACTACGGCTGACAGGGCCGCTGGACACGGCGGCGCTTGAGCGCTGCTACCAGACGATCATCCAGCGGCACGAGTCGCTGCGCACGATCTTTGCCGTGCGCACGCCCGACGACGATCCGGTCCAGGTGATCCTCCCGTTCGAGCCACAGCCGCTTGCGCTGATCGATCTCTCCGTGCTGCCGCCTGCGGAGCGCGAGGCGGAGGTGCGAGAGCGCACGGTCGCCGAGGCCAGCCAGCCCTTCGATCTGTCAGCCGGTCCTCTCGTACGGGCCACGCTGCTGCGCCTCGCCGCCGACGAGCACCTGCTGCTGCTGACGCTGCACCACATCATCTCCGATGCGTGGTCGATGGGCGTGCTGATGCGCGAGCTTGCGACGCTCTACACTGCCGACGATCCCGCCACGGCCCTGCCGCCGCTGCCGATCCAGTACGCCGACTTCGCTGTCTGGCAGCGCGATTGGCTTGCCGGTGAGATCCGCGAGCGGCAGCTTGCCTACTGGAAGCAGCAGCTTGGCGGTCGTGTGCCGGTGCTCCAACTGCCCACCGATCGCCCGCGCCCGGCGGTGCAGACCTTCCGGGGCGCGCTCGAAAAGCAGACGCTCCCGCCATCCCTGGCTGCCGCGCTCAACGCGCTGAGCAGCGACGCAGGCACTACGCTGTTCATGACGCTGCTGGCGGCGTTCGATGTGCTGCTCTATCGCTACACCCACCAGACCGACCTGCCGGTCGGCTCGCCGATCGCGGGGCGGCGGCAGACCGAAACCGAGGCGCTGATCGGCTTCTTCGTCAACACGCTGGTGCTGCGCACGCACCTGCGCGGCGATCTGCCCTTCCGCGAGCTGCTGGGTCGCGTCCGCCAGGTGGCGCTCGAAGCCTACGAGCACCAGGATCTCCCCTTTGAGCTGCTGGTCGAAGAGCTTCAGCCGGAGCGCGATCTGAGCACGTCGCCGCTGTTTCAGGTGATGTTCGTGCTCCAGAACGCGCCGCTGCCAGCGCTTGAGCTGCCCCGGCTGACGCTCAGCCCGGTCGAGGCCGACAACAACACCGCCAAGTTCGATCTGACGCTGAATATGTACGAGGAGCGCGGCGAGCTGGTCGGTATCTTCGAGTACAACACCGATCTCTTCGACCGCGCGACGATCTTGCGCATGGCCGATCACTGGCGGACGCTCCTCGCCAGCATTGTCGCCGATCCCGACCGACGACTGGACGACCTGGCGCTGATCGGCGCGGATGAGCGTGAGCAGATGCTCATCGGCTGGAACGCTACGGACGTAGCGTATCCGCGCGAGCGCTGCGTGCATGAGCTGTTCGAGGCGCAGGCCGCGCGCACGCCCGACGCCATCGCCGCCGCGTTTGCCGACCGCGACGGGCTGGTCGCGCAGTTGAGCTACGACGAGCTGAACGCCCGCGCCAATCAGCTTGCGCATCATCTGCGTAGCCTGGGCGTGGGTCCCGATCAGTCAGTCGGGCTGTTCCTGCCGCGCTCGCTCGATCTGATGACAGCCGTGCTGGGTGTGCTCAAGGCGGGCGCGGCCTATCTGCCGCTCGATCCGAGCTATCCCGCCGACCGGCTGCACTTTATGCTCAGCGATGCCCGCGCGCCGGTCGTGCTGACCCATGCGGCGCTGCGCGAGCGGCTGCCCGACGTAGCCGCGCGGATCGTGGCGCTCGACGCCGACCGCGAGCTGATCGAGCGGCTGCCGCGCGACGGCGTGCGCAGCGCCGCGACCTCCGAGCATCTGGCGTATATCATCTACACCTCCGGCTCGACGGGCACGCCCAAGGGCGTGGCGATGCCGCATCGGGCGCTGAGCAACCTGCTGAGCTGGCAGATGCGCGACACGGTGATCCCCGGCCCGGCGCGGACGCTTCAGTTTGCGCCGATCAGCTTCGATGCCTCGTTTCAGGAGCTATTCACCGCGTGGTCTACCGGCGGCGCGATCGTGCTGCTGCCTGAGGAGCTGCGCCAGGATACCGTCGCGCTGCTGGAGCTGATGCGCGACCAAGCGATCGAGCGGCTGTTTCTGCCCTTTGTCGCGCTTCAGCAGATCGCCGAGGTTGCGACCAAGCTCGATCTGCTGCCAGGCAGCCTGCGCGAGGTGATGACCGCAGGCGAGCAGCTTCAGACAACGCCGCCGATCGTCGAGCTGTTCGAGCGGCTGCCGGGCTGCACGCTGCACAATCACTACGGCCCATCCGAGACGCACGTGGTGACGGCGTACACGCTGAGCGGGCCGCCCCAAAGCTGGGCCGCGCTCCCGCCGATCGGCCATCCGGTCGACAATACGCAGATCTACCTGCTCGACGGGCGACTCCAGCCGGTGCCGCTGGGCGTGGTGGGCGAGCTGTATCTCGGCGGCGAGAACCTGGCGCGCGGCTATCTGTACCGCCCCGCGCTGACGGCGGAGCGCTTCGTGCCCAACCCCTTCGGCGATACTCGTGGCACCCGGCTCTACAAGACCGGCGATCTGGCGCGCTACCTGCCCGACGGCACGATCCAGTTCCTGGGCCGCAACGATCAGCAGGTCAAGATCCGTGGCTATCGCATCGAGCTCGGCGAGATCGAGACGGTGCTGGCGCAGCATCCGCAGGTGCAGGCGGTCGTGGTGATGGCCCAGACCAGGACGCTGCCCGGCGAGACGACGCCTGACACGCTGCTGGTGGCGTATGTCGTGCCGCACGCGGCGCAGATACTCGATGCCGAGGAACTGATCACGTTTCTGCATGGTCGGCTGCCGGAGTACATGCTGCCCGCCGCGTGCGTGCTGCTTGAGGATCTGCCGCGCACGCCGAGCGGCAAGATCGACCGCCGCGCGCTGCCCGCCGTGGATTACGCGCGGAACGCTGCCGCGAGCTATGTCGCGCCGCGCACGCCGGAGGAGCAGGCGATGGCCGCGCTCTGGGCCGAGGTACTGGGCCTGGAGCAGGTCGGCATCCACGATAACTTCTTTGCGCTCGGCGGTCACTCGCTGCTGGCGACGCGGCTCATGGCGCGGCTGCGCGCCGCCGAGCAGATCGCCCTACCGCTGCGCAGCCTGTTCGAGACGCCGACGGTCGCCGGGCTGTCGCAGCAGATCATCACGCTGCGCCGGACGCTGGCACAGGCGCAGCCGGTTACAAGCGCGCTCGCCGACGACGAGATCGAGGGGGAGCTATGACGACGGTCGAGTTTCTGGCGCAGTTGCACGATCTGGGCGTCAAGCTCTGGGCCGAGGGCGAGCGGCTGCGCTATCGTGGGTCGAAAGAGGTGCTGACGCCGGGGCTGCTGAAGGAGCTCTCCAGCCGTAAAGCCGATCTGCTGGTGCTGCTGCGGGCCACCGCGCCGCAGAGCAGCATCCCACGGGCGACGCTGGACGGCCCGCCGCCGCTGTCGTTCGCGCAGCAGCGGCTCTGGTTTCTCGATCAACTGCTGCCCAACACGGCGATCTACAACCTGCCGATCGCCCTGCGGCTGACAGGCGCGCTCGACGTTGCGGCGCTTGCCGAGACGCTCAGCGCGATCGTGCGACGGCATCAGGTGTTGCGTACAACCTTCGCCTCGCAAGGCCCCGGCAGCGCCGACCGAAGCGAGCCGGTGCAGGTGATCGCGCCGCCCGCGCCGCACCCGCTGAACGTGGTCGAGCTGCACCCAGAGGGTACCCGGCTGCCCGCAGACGAGCGCGAGGCCGC
This genomic window contains:
- a CDS encoding amino acid adenylation domain-containing protein produces the protein GPLDIRALEQSLNEVLLRHEALRTTFTVVDDRPVQVIAPEMPITLPVHDLRGHPAAEREAEALRLAAIEFQRPFDLQRGPLLRAQLLRLDEAEYMLLFTMHHIITDGWSTELLIAEVTALYAVFASGQPPEAAHLIEPPVQYADYAIWQREYLQGAVLESQLAYWRKQLESAPKLLNLPTDRPRPAVQSHHGAVAAFELEHPLPAELTALAQREGVSLFMLLLAAFDVLLQRWSGQDDLIVGTMMSGRNRSELANVMGFFANNLLLRTSLAGDPSFRELVQRVRATALAAYSHQDVPFELLVEKLNPGRDLSHAPLSQVSFTLQNELLPTREVAGVTMRPMMIDSGTTKLDLILFMWEGQDRLSATLEYSTDLFDRATIERLIGHFKVLLRAIVADPARRISTLPLLTEAERDLLRDWNATQTDLHAACAHQLFEAQAARTPDAAALVFAQAGAAPQQLTYAELDRRANQLAHELRSLGVGPEVPVAIGMERSIELVVALLAVLKAGGVYLPLDPAYPIERLRLMIEDARAHVLLVRRQDRQIIAAPTGLWSDLDALQSSSLVCVDLDAEAPRIEQQPTTNPDSATRPEDLAYIIYTSGSTGRPKGVQVQHAGLCNLARAQSRAFAIGPESRVLQFASPSFDASISEIVVTLLAGATLVLAPRADLVPGPGLLQLLREQTITAVTLPPSALSALPHAELPALQTIVAAGEPCPAEVVARWQPGRRFINAYGPTETTVCATIAPCDATESRPPIGRPIANTTVYVLDRRGEPVPVGIVGELHIGGVGVARGYLGRPDLTAAQFIPDPFSQTGYPQGGARLYKTGDLGRYLADGQIEFVGRIDQQVKVRGFRIEPGEIEALLSQHPDLRAAAVVAREQHLVAYIVPHVDAPEAQLTTSELRRHLQRSLPDYMIPAVFVPLDTLPLTPNGKLDRAALPDAGGARPALEQSYVAPRTPTEQVLAMIWAEVLEIERVGVHDNFFDLGGHSLRAILLLSRVRDVFQISLPLQAMFQSTTVAALAALLVEHESEPGRTDKIARLLQRIKGVSREELKTTLEQRRQQSRAANPAAEPGR
- a CDS encoding amino acid adenylation domain-containing protein; protein product: MDLSNLADRPGISPEELELLAYLMAEEGLGSGDSQAIRPRDPQIDPPLSFAQERLWFVDQWEPGNLAYNIPLAMRLTGSLDRAALEWSLNQVIRRHEALRTTFPLVEDRPIQLIAPSLTVALTPIDIEHLPAEERAAEALRLAIAEAHHRFDLQRGPLLRATLIRLSPTEHVFLLNMHHIIFDGWSMGLMIREITTIYAARTSAAPGAAPDVAALLPDLPIQYADVAVWQRDWLAPGAPGEVLEQQLSYWLEQLRGPLPVLQLRTDRPRPPVQTSRGAIERLLLPAELVAALNRLSQQEDASLFMTLLAAFNVLLARYSGQDDIIVGSPIANRDRFELESLMGFFVNTLLLRTDLTGNPSFRELLRRVRAVTLEAYAHQNVPFEQLVDVLRPERDPSYPPLFQVMFILQNAPMPSYNLPDLTLTPLEYDTGTAKFDLTLALWPPIAGIDSSTTNADELAGTLEYNSDLFDAATIRRMLRHFEELLKVLARDPDQPIADLRFVPEDERQLLTSWTPPQEPYADAVCLHELFARQAARTPDALAVTQFDPQRGERRLSYAELDRQSNQLAHYLRTLGVGPESRVGLLVERSPEMIVGLLGTLKAGGAYVPIDPTYPAERLAFILKDAQIGLVLTQRHLTPQLEEPMLNPPPRIVRLDADWPAISRESSAPPATEVQSTNLAYVIYTSGSTGQPKGVLTPHQAVVNYLEAVQTTYGLRADDRVLQFASLSFDASAEEIYASLTSGATLVLRTEQMLASAASFFAICRAWDLTALSLPTAYWHELCTQLDEQVPHPEGTRLRLVIIGGERALPERLAQWQQWAGSRLRLVNTYGPTEATIVATAWDAVSPAEQLRELPIGRTLRNVQGYILDQRLRLVPIGVPGELHLGGAGLARGYLNHPALTAERFVPDPFGGCPQGAPGARLYKTGDLARYLPDGNIEFLGRVDRQVKIRGFRIEPGEIAAVLQQHPAVREAVVLARQDAPHAGGHPDARLVAYVVEHQNNEARTENTTANDSGSSCSVRCSPQDLRHFLGARLPAYMVPSAFVPLDALPLTPSGKLDWRALPAPEGRSTVETEYVMPSTPLEQTLAEIWRQVLHLDRVGVHDNFFDLGGQSLRLIQVQNQIRTRLQREVPLPELFRRPTIRDLARHLGAESHSEAAAGSATAEPVIAPQPRTTDRFPLSFAQQRLWFLDQLEPDSASYNVPLALRLTGPLDTAALERCYQTIIQRHESLRTIFAVRTPDDDPVQVILPFEPQPLALIDLSVLPPAEREAEVRERTVAEASQPFDLSAGPLVRATLLRLAADEHLLLLTLHHIISDAWSMGVLMRELATLYTADDPATALPPLPIQYADFAVWQRDWLAGEIRERQLAYWKQQLGGRVPVLQLPTDRPRPAVQTFRGALEKQTLPPSLAAALNALSSDAGTTLFMTLLAAFDVLLYRYTHQTDLPVGSPIAGRRQTETEALIGFFVNTLVLRTHLRGDLPFRELLGRVRQVALEAYEHQDLPFELLVEELQPERDLSTSPLFQVMFVLQNAPLPALELPRLTLSPVEADNNTAKFDLTLNMYEERGELVGIFEYNTDLFDRATILRMADHWRTLLASIVADPDRRLDDLALIGADEREQMLIGWNATDVAYPRERCVHELFEAQAARTPDAIAAAFADRDGLVAQLSYDELNARANQLAHHLRSLGVGPDQSVGLFLPRSLDLMTAVLGVLKAGAAYLPLDPSYPADRLHFMLSDARAPVVLTHAALRERLPDVAARIVALDADRELIERLPRDGVRSAATSEHLAYIIYTSGSTGTPKGVAMPHRALSNLLSWQMRDTVIPGPARTLQFAPISFDASFQELFTAWSTGGAIVLLPEELRQDTVALLELMRDQAIERLFLPFVALQQIAEVATKLDLLPGSLREVMTAGEQLQTTPPIVELFERLPGCTLHNHYGPSETHVVTAYTLSGPPQSWAALPPIGHPVDNTQIYLLDGRLQPVPLGVVGELYLGGENLARGYLYRPALTAERFVPNPFGDTRGTRLYKTGDLARYLPDGTIQFLGRNDQQVKIRGYRIELGEIETVLAQHPQVQAVVVMAQTRTLPGETTPDTLLVAYVVPHAAQILDAEELITFLHGRLPEYMLPAACVLLEDLPRTPSGKIDRRALPAVDYARNAAASYVAPRTPEEQAMAALWAEVLGLEQVGIHDNFFALGGHSLLATRLMARLRAAEQIALPLRSLFETPTVAGLSQQIITLRRTLAQAQPVTSALADDEIEGEL